In Enoplosus armatus isolate fEnoArm2 chromosome 20, fEnoArm2.hap1, whole genome shotgun sequence, the sequence ATGAACACAGGGTGACGGTGTGATGAAACACATCACATGGCCTGGGTTTGGAGGCAAAATCTCCTTGACAGGGTCGGgggggaaataaaaaagaaatcacaaacaaaatgggcCTCAGCCATGAAATTCTTAGTGGTGGGTCGGCAGTTCTTCAATGCAGGGCGATCCCCCCACAACTATGCAATGCTATGAAACTCGGTCATGTATGTTTCACCGTAAGACTGTGTTGAAATTCTTGCTGTGTTCCTTTAAGACCTGCGAGGGATAGGAAGACGGGAGGGCTCCAGAAATAAAATTAGTTTTGGAGCAAGTGCCGCACACTGCAGACTGGACATTGTGCTTTCTCATTTCCCTGAGTCCCATCCTCCTCACACCAACCCAATCACCGTGACGACCTTgaagaggacattttggccatAAGACCCGCTTCtcattttttctcctccactccatcttcctccgtccctccctccctcttcttcctttaatcctcctcctcctcctcctcctcccacgcACCGTCTGATTTATATGACCGGGGGTGAAGACAATGGCCACTCAGGGTGGAGGGTGGGAGTTGATGGGGAGAGATTTCATTGGCGTCACCGCTTTCCCAGTCAGTGTCCCGGGCTGTGTCGCTGTGGAGTGGATACAAGAGATGCTAAACAGCCACCGCTGTCCTTGGAGGGCGGGTCTCTCTGGACAACAACCGACGGAGGTTGACCTTTGTCCTCAAGGGGAGACGCCCTGgtcgaatgtgtgtgtgtgtgtgtgtgtgtgtgtgtttgtgtagaaatGAGCAAAAGGAGGCATTTCAGCTGATATTAAGATGAGTCCTGCATTACGTCATCCTGAGGCCCTGTCTTGCGGAGGGGCCTTAAGTCAAATTAAgagttttttcagttttttctttagCTGTGCCTACACAGTGTGTATTCTTAAAGCGACACTATTCAATTTTATATGAACAGTGGCTCCACTGTGTAACGTGAGCAGCGTTtaatgacaaacccacagagaaatatCGCCTGACTCTGCGCTgcattttggtgtttttcagctcattgctttggtgttcttttctgttttggttggctctgataaacccactgcacGCCACCTGCCAGGCACTAAACAGCAgatagacaaagttagcaactagtgAACTGGTGGACACCGCGAGGCGTTTAGCAGCTTGTTATTGCAGTTTTGAATGAAATCTCCCAAAAAATTATTTAACCTTTTGAGCTGTTTCTGCTCGATTTTCACTCCCCGTTTTCAGGCTCTCAGGCACAGTCACTACATGTCCTAGCAAGTCGAGccatatttttttcctcatgatTATTTATGCTACTCAGAGATGCCATCAATTCGCGTGCCAAAGCATGTTCTGTTGACCGTttcatgatatatatatataaaagtttGGTGCAATTTAAAACtggtttttttctgtatgtccATGGACTTTCAAGCAGCCGCAGATGACAGCAtgtgaatgggggggggggggggggggggttgctgtcAGTGTCCCAGGGAAGAGCCATGTTGATGGGACATTCTATGCATTAGTAATGTCAATGTACTGATTCGGTCAGTATGTGTATGACGTCTATGTGTTCTGAGTCCTGACAGAGTTAAGACCGTGAGAAGAAGGGGTGCATGAATTAGCTTCAAAGACAAAGCAAGCCTGTGACAGGTAGTACTGGTTGCTTACTGGGAGCAGGAAAAACAGGGGGGTCGATAGGGGCCTGAACATGTTATTTATGTCCCAGGCcctgttatgttttttttgtctttttagaaGCCAGTTTGAATTTTAAAGGCTTCAAAGGGAGAATATTTTGGCCAGACCAAACTTGGGTTCAGGATTAAACCATGAGTTCAGTTAAGATTACTTCAATTTAGTTTTAAGTTAATGGGTTTGAGTTTATGGTTAGGTATGTGGTGATGGAGGCAATGGTTAGGCTTTGAGACCAGTGAATGAGTGTAATTCACTCAAATGTCCCTGTAGTAAAACAAAAGTGTgcgttcatgtgtgtgtgtgtgtgtgtgtgtgggcggctgtgtatgtgtgttagcgAGCATAAATAGCAGCTCTGCTTCTCCATACCGAGCCCCTCGGGGATAAACAGGTAGAAATACACTCTATCAGTTTAAATGCAGCCCTCCAATTCCCACCCCCAGGTGGGGAAAAGATACCATCGCTGATTTGAAAGCCCGGCTTCATCGACTCCACATCCCTCACTTGTGGCCAAGGCCGtgtaaacatttaatgaaatggCTCTGTTTAATCCGGCAAGTTCTTTAAGAGTCGAGCGCGTCCCCTTTTTACATCGCCAACAGGTGATAGGAGCAGAAGCGAAGCGTGCTTGATGGAGAACGAGaaacgggggggtggggggggtagtGGATGAGAGGATAGAGGAGGCTGTAGCGTGGAGCTGGGTGCCGTTTGGGAGGCTGGATgggtgtggggtgggggggttgacTGTTTAAACGCTCACAGACGCCCATGCGTGTCGAGACTGCCAATCCTCTGGGAAATCAGGGCCCGGGAAGCCGTCAGGCTCCCTGGAAAGATCCCCATTTCTAAGCGCAGAgatctgacattttgaaatgtgaggCGGCCAAACCACCTGCCACATCCAAAGGTTTGATATGAGGCTCtgatgagacagacagggatGGGAAACGGGCCTCATTTGTTAAATTTTTAGATCTCATtgctctcctttctcctcctccttccccccctctctttctccctgcctTTCTCTCCAGATTCATCATCATTGAGCCACAACTTTTCGGAAGTGTCTGGGTATCTCTGTAATGAGAACAACCCCCTAGATATTATTGATCTATGTCCTCAATTACCTTCCAACTCTCAATTATTTAATACAGTTCCAGCTCCTTCACTTCCAGAAGTTGTTcaaagggaggagaagaaggttTAACTCTCCAATCTTGCCTCTTCCTGGCACAGATAAAGTGTCTCTGTGCTACATGTCTTTTCTGATTGATTCTACACCATAATGCAATCTCTCGGGTCTTGGTTTGTAAAGCAAGCATTTCCTAAGTTATCCCACACTTGCAAGGTGACCAGTTCTCTGCCGCTCTTCTTCCAGTGTGTCTTTAAAAGCAGAATTTTGTTGCATTGCCATTATCCGCTTTTACCGAGGCTATGTGCGAGCTGAGCACCCCGCCAAATgccagagagcaggaggaaggaaCAGTAATGGAACAGTATCGCAATCAACCAGGGTTTGTCTGCCCGCTCGACTTTATTGAAATCCCTTTCATGCTAAAGACAAACTGACTGAACTTTGCACGCTCAGTAATGACCCCGCAGCACCGGCATCTCTTCCTGAGCAGTCAATCAAAATGTTCCACCCCAAAGTGGCGGGTGAGCGAGCTCCTCTTCAATGAGCTTTTTTAcaggaagagcagagaaaaaaaaaacaagtttggGCTGTTTTAAGTGCAAATGTCTCTCAggcatcttcttttttttttttgaagaattTTATTTGGcttgttttcatctctttcagCTACCCTGGGGTTTGGGTATATCATATAACAACTCAAAgtagtttggttttttttattttttttttattttggtgctCGCTCTTTAATATCAAACTGTCTAACGTGTATTGATCTGACTCACATCCACGTGCAATTTAAAAACTGCTCTTTCAgatgtttcctgtttccctcAGCTGCTTCCtcacaaaagaaaatactgcacatgcaaaagaaaatggagcCACTGACTGATTTGGCAGAGATGagtactcccccccccccccccccccccccccccgaaaggACAGACAAAGATACATTTTGGCAATTGATCAGCCACAAAAAATTGCTATAATCAGCAACAGGATGTCTAAAAACTCAGAAGTATTTGTAagtcttaaagctgcacttaccaatgtttgtgtgttgacaaTTAATCAGATGTGTATGATGTGAAAACGGGTTGCTTGTAGTGAAGTGGGCATCACccgttggtttgtggactaccgtttggcattttggccgtcgccatcttgttttttttggaaccagaagtgaccgtATTTGGACGAACGGGTGGCATGCCAACCTATACCAGctacctgactgcacctggctcctggctacacctttgcgaagtagctgctaacaaagttagcttgtaaatgtacttgaaCAGCCAAATTCTTATAGTGTCTTTTAGTGCAACCGAACGTCTCTATCCTATCACAAGGCAGCCACGCCCTAAACTGTACCTTactttattgtctgttttactCTAAAGGGgaccttcatttaaaaaatgaacatcatgctgtattgaagaagaacTAGCAATTGAGACCATAacctcattaggaaaatgttcatgagaaaatgaccctacttctcacttgatttattacctcgGTAGACTTCTATACAATAGGTTTAAGGTGCTTGCCAATATTCCCTTTCGTGAAGCGACATTTTGGAAAGATACCTGGCTCTGCAAGTGAGATTAATGAGAGGAGATTGTTGGCCTTAAGCGcaaaacaaagagctaaaagaggctaaaaggctcagtagagctgagaagaactgcagagtcgggtaatactactaatactacttcCAGTCATTTGATCTgctgttaatatgaaaatactgattggtgcagctttaaattaaatGCACACGCATACTGAATTGAGAAATCTCTCTTAACTTCTCATGCAGTGATATAATATTTATCACTATGCAGACTAATGATtgaaaaaatgtcaacttgtTCCATCAGACCGGAGTTGTCTGGGGGAGGCTGATCAGGAAATAACCTGTTACCGCTAAACCAGAGGCGGCAGCATCGCTGCATTGCAGTGCGTTAATGCAGACTTAGAACTTTAACCtcggggacacacacacacactactgacTTAAAGTAACAGGCTTCGATTCAGCTTTAATAGACTATTGTTTggacgtatgtgtgtgtgtgtgttcctggtgCAGGTGTGTTGAGGTGTATTAAgaggggttgtgtgtgtgtgtgtgtgtgtgtgtgtgtgtgtgtgtacatgaacaATCTGCCTCGAAAATGACAGGGAATCTGTTTGAGCTTTTTGGGGTCATTTTCAAGCCAGAAATCTCAACTGGTGACTTTAATAGTTGGATTGTCTTTTGATGCCCCATATGTACGTCTATATCTATGTGTGTTTCTAATATGCACGCACTTGCACAAGCCTTGTATGTGGGAGGATTTTAGATGTACCTAATCAGACATGTTCCTCAACATGAAAACTGCATTAGTTCTGTTTGACAAGGTtctattaaaaaacaaaacaaaaaaaaaacgttgctTTTCCACATCCTCACTTTTGTACTGCTGGTTAAGCACCGCAGGCAGGTTCAGTTGTGTTCCAAAGACCACTGGCGCCCTCTAGCAGCCAAATGAATGTGCACAGGTACGGCGTGGTCCCATCACAATGAGGAGGAGATGTGTCCAACATGTGCTGTCGTCAGTATTAGCCACTGTCACTATACACAGATGGTCTATTTAGCAGGTTAGGTTTGGATTTGGGTTTATAAACTGTAGTTGTCGTAATCCCAGAAATCTTGTGCGTCTCTCTGTTGGCCGTGAAGAAGGCACCATAATCATCCCCCCCGTTCCGCTAACTTGTAATTTTCTGCAGCAGGTGCCTTGCATATGGCGGAGAATTCACTTTGAGCCATGAAGGACTTCACTGAAGGAAATCCATGTAATCTGCCGCGTCTCCCAGTTAATCACGGGGCTTAATAAATCATGAAATCATTTATGGTGTGACTGGGTGTGGGGGTCACTGAGCTGGGCTGCAGGGGGCTGCTGGGGAAATGCAGTGTGCCGTTCAGACACGATAAAGGGCAGAATATTGCTGCCCTCAAAGGGTTCGAAATGGCCGCACGCTAGTCGAGCCACAGAGGCGCAGAAAAGAGGTGGAACACAACCGAAGAGGAagcgcgcgggggggggggggggttctattGCCCCTGGCTTGTGTGACATTTCAGACTGCGAGCATATTGTGAATAGTTTAGATGGATATTTGCATGTCTTgacacatctttttttccccatcaccGTCCAGCTGGAGATACTTTGCTCAGCCTCTTCAGCAGAATAAATTGAGCATTCTGCTTGAATaatttccactgtgtgtgtgcgtttcacTTTTAACtccttttttcactttcacGTCGCCCCACATTTGTTAGTTTTAATGCGTCTATTAAAACTAACATCTGTTTAGACCGTCAGAACCTTGCTTTTACAATATTCTTACAAGTAATTCAAAGATGAACTGCAGCAGACGATACCCGCGAGAGCGACTGATTGTTATTGTTCTAAATTGCGGTAATTCACTGCAGTGTGTGCCCCCATCCACCCTCATTACCACCAACGGTGTGGTTAACCCCTTACTGCTCCAGTGAAGCTGCTCAGTGGTCAGCAGGTCAGACTGGGCTGCttcccaggtgtgaatgtgtgtttgagagtgtgaACGGGGCGAAAAGCAAGCCTGGGTCTCGGTGAAACTCCCCGAATAAATACGGTCTGTGGACAGCTTTCTGCAGAGAATAGCTCGCCAAAATTAAGTCTACCTCAAAGCTTAACATCTTTGGGGGATTGTACATTGTATGGTTAATAACTCTGACAAGCCTcagtattttacatgtatttttagaGTCAGTGTGCTTAAATTTGACCAGCTTTGGGCCATCAAAACGAAATTTATATTCTTGGCAGTGGAGAGGGCTTTGAAACACATTTAGacactttatttaatttcacaaattacaaacaaataattTCCCAGGAAGTTACCTGGAGAGAACTATATAATCTAATTATAGGAAAATAGACAAGGTTCTGAGACATTTTAGGTAGAAGTTAGTTAGTTGTGTTGAATTTATAAGCAAAAGTTTCAGGGGGAAACTGACGCATAATGGAAGCGCAAGAGGCTCCCGCACGGCGGccctttgagctaaatgctatcatcagtgacaatgctaacatgctgctgctaAGCAGGTATGCAAGAAATCCATCTCTTGCCTTGACTACTGCGACACTCTTCTGGCAGGGCTGCCAGCATGCATGGTAAAAGGCCTGGTCCAAAATGCAGCAGCACGACTGGTCTCCAAACAGCCAAAGACAGCTCATTCCGCCCCATTTTTCACCCCTCCCCCGCTGGCTCGCAGCTGCTGCTTGCATTAAGCTCAAATCCCGAATGCTCGCCTACAGATTGGCCACTAGCACAGCCCTCCCTCATTCAGGTTCATGAACCTCCTCGTTCACTGTGATCTGCAAATGAGCGACGACGGGTCCTGCCGCCACTGCAAGGCAGGGAAATGCCAATCCAAACTCTTCCCCCACGTGCTCGCTCTGTGGTGGAATGAGCTAGCAAACTTGATTCGGTCGGCAGAATCCCTTCCTGTCTCTTGTCAAAAATCGCTTGAAGGCGGTCTCCTACGAGAATACTTACTCATCTAATATCCGCTCTCTTTATTTCCTGATCCTTCTCCGGCTCTTTCTCAAATAAAGAATTGCCGTTTGCCAGGCTCTTACATGTTACTTCGTGCACCTGCAGCCGTGCGGCACTTGTGTCATGTGGAACATGGAGTGTCGAGGCACTTATTCTCAAAGGCTTCTCCTTGATCTTGACCATTTGTACATTGCTTTGGGCAAAAGCGTCTCCCAAATGGAGAAAAAGCAATGTAAGTGCATAAtgcttaccatgttcaccaccttagcttagcatgctaacatttgctaatagtGTGCAGCAGGAACAAGTCCTAACCCTAACCGACCtacccaccccacccacccccctctccttaACAGTGGACCAGGTGAGAAGGGAGCTGAGATTCATCAAGATGAGAAAGGCCTCGGGGCCGCACGGAATCAGCCCCAGACTGCTCAAGGACTGTGGCGACTAGCTCTGTGGGGTGGTCATGCACATGTTCAACATGAGCCTCAGTCTGGAGAAAGTCCTGGCCCTGTGGAAGACTTCCTGCGTGGTCCTGGTACCCAAAATGGCGCATCCCAGGGAACTCAACCACTACAGGCCTGTCGCCCTGACCTCTCACCTTATGAAGACCATGGAGAAGATCATCCTCAAACACCTGCGACCCCTGGTGAGCACAATGCTGGACCCCCTCCAGTTTGCTTACCGTCCCGGAATCGGGGTACACAGTCATCTACCTACTACACAGATCCCTTtcccacctggaaaacactggaagcactgttaggatcatgttctttgacttctccagagccttcaacaccatccagccagcactgctgagggtgaagttggAGGGAGCGGGGAGTGGACCGTCACCTGGCTTCATGGACAATCGACTACCTCACCgacagaccacagtatgtgaggctccgggactgtgtgtctgatgtggtggtctgcagcacgggggccCCCCAGGGTAcggttctctctccattcctcttcGCCCTCTACACCTCggacttcagacacaacactgtcagctgtcacatccagaagttctctgacgaCACTGCCATCGTTGGATGCGGGTCTGAGAGGAAAGACCAGGAATACAGGGAGGTCGTCAgcgactttgtcagctggtgtgagctcaaccagcttcacaacaacgccagcaagacgaaggagatgatgatcgatttcaggaggaagccatccagcatcacaccggtgaacatccaggatttggacattgaggtggtggagaactacaaattcctgggtgttctcctgaacaataaactggactggtctgaccacactcaggccctgtacaagaagggccaaagccgcctccacctgctaaggaggctgaggtccttcggtgtgtgcaggaaactgctctggactttttatgacactgtggtagcttcggctatcttctatgctgtggtctgctgaggggggggggcagcatggacagggacaggaggaggctcaacagactgattaggctctgttctggactgcctGCTGGGCTCCATTGAGGAggcgggggagaggaggatgttagccaagctgacatccatcatggacaacacctcccacccactgcacgagactgtggggggccctgagcagctccttcagcagcagactgttacacccacggtgtaagaaggagcgctaccgcaggtcgttcatcCCTactgctataagactgtttaacagcactATATGattctgtacataaatctgcacatctgtacatatttatattccccgtgtgtatatttattttgttccccatattttttatatctgtatttattatatgtatattgtttttttttttaaatacttctggttttttattgacacagtgcttgtctgctgtgtgtttctgtacctttctgtctttgctgctgtgacttgtaaatgtccccgctgtgggataaatacagtttatcttatcttatcttaaaacccggaaatgagtccGCGTCCAGTTCCCTCATCTCGAATGTCAACAGGTTGTCagtcagatgcctgaaatagctaacaagtggctaaatgaggtTGTCGCGGACGTTAACGTCTTCGTGCCGAACACGGAGAGTCATCCACTCACTggtccgcctttacagcctcattgtgtttacactctatatctatatatctagaACTATCTacatctatattctcttaaaagttaagcggtggtgacgttgaaaCATTGCGACCGTGCTGCAGTCCATTCATAGCTttacattagctttttactgcTGGCCATTCCACTTGCGCTTCAGAAATCATGAGGCGTGTAGGTATCATGACGCTTGATTCGCCACAGAGCTCATTTTCTGCAATGATCCAAATGTAAAATCCCACCAATGGGGCACGAATATCCGTACCGCATCTTATGGCAGTCCATCCGATAGCTGTTGCTGTGGGAAGGTAATGGCGGCACCAGGTGAAAAGTCAGGGTTTCGTGGCGATCCCTCCACCGTTGAGAGGTTTCAGTCTAGACCAAGTTGCTGGACCGCAGGCCGACCAACTGAAAATTCAAATAATGAAATCTCAATTTCAAAACCCCTGGCTACGGAACTGGTTATTCAGATGCTTTTTAATTATATTTGTCTTAATTAACTATATGTTCcgaaagccccccccccctccgtgaATGCGTCTCCAGAAGGTCGGGAGTGTGAAACGTACACTGTGCATTTGAAGGCAGCATGTTGATAAGAGTCCCCTGGGAGCCCACTGGATACGCTGACGCGGGGCATGAGGGGCGGGGCCTGCGCACAGGTGAACCCCGCACAGGTGTGAGGCGGGGAAATGTGCGTCCCGAAACACAAGTTGCCCGAGAGTTGAGCGCCGTTACTCGGGCTCTCGCCTGTCCTCCGGTATGGCCCGCAGCTGCATCGGGAACTGCGCGGCGCTCTTCTTCCTCGCCGTCGTCTTCGATGCCGCGGGTCTGGTCGTGCTCCTGGTCGGGATTTTCGGCAACCTGAACGTGGGCGGCCGCTTCTATGGGGATTTCCTCATCTACACGGGCTCGATCGTTATTTTCATCAGCTTGGTGTGGTGGGTTTTGTGGTACATGGTGAACGTCCAGCCGTACGCGGAGGACAGGGGGGGCTCCCTGGACATCAGCTTCACGCACTGGGCCAGGAAGCTGTCCGAGAGGCTCTCCAAGGGCGGCATGAAGCCTCTGGACGCCGGCGGtgcggaggaggagaagaagacgaagaagagcGCGGGGAACGGGGTGAACGGGACCGTGCGTGCCGGCGCGCCGTGTCGGATTACGTGGGAAGACGGCCGCGGCGGTGGAGCCGTGTCGGCGGGTCGCGACAACTGGGGCTTTGATGGAGGCACCGAGTGCGCCCCTCCGGCTGACAAGAACGTGGAGCTGGGGGTGTTGAGGAGCTCGGACGTGGCTCTGCAGGCGGCGGACGACAAGGCGGAGAGGCTTCTCTGACAGGAGCTGGTGCgtatttcacccccccccccccccccccccaaaaaaaaaaaacaaaacacaaaccccAACACCCTTCTTCCTCATCACCTAACCCGGGGCCACCTCATCATCCTCCCTGTGTAGAGTCTATTATTGTAACTTTGCTCACTGCTGTTGAGACTTTGAAAACCCATTTCCCCCTCAAACCCCCCCAGTCTCCTGACACAATAACCTGTTCCAGTCTCTCCAAGTTAAAGCAAGCCTCTGAAAGACGTGTGATCCCCTGGAAGTCTGGGGGCCTGTGGACCCAACAAACAATCATAAATATTCAGcacgtgccccccccccccccaccccaccctccctgtcaagtctgctgttgtttttgcctGTCATTAGCTGCTCACTGCCACGGCTGTAACTCTTTCATCATTACTGCTGGCACCCTCGTGCCGCATTGCACCGTTGGCATGGCAGCCCTCCCTGTGCTCTCACCCCGCTCATGATTGTGAAATGTCACACATTATTGTCAGTGACCAGATGACACCCCCAGTGTGAATGGGCAccatcacacaaacactgccCCCCTCCCTCGGGACCCAGCTCGCTCACTCTGCTCATGAATAtctgtaatcattttttaaatatatatatatatatatatatatttcttttttttccctggcTGCTGTGAAAAGATCTTCAGTGGCCCGTGGCAGCTTTTAATTAATGAGCCTGACCGTTTCTGCTCACCTTCACAGTTCTGCATTATTTCAGCCGTCAGTTTGCTTGTAACCCGGGTGGCAAGCCAGACACCCTTTGGGCCAAAAAGGCTCAATTGCATTTTAATGGAATCTAGCAGCGCTTATTGATCCAGCGGGATGGAGTGCAGCAGGTAGGCTTTAGGTGCAGTCTAGGCCTCCTTGCCCAGCCACCAAACGCAGGGATCACATATGAGCCTGCTTCGTCCGCGCTCCGTCCATCCACTTGTTCCAGGTGGTTAACCTTAATGGGCCCTCGCCTGATTCCCACATTATCTAACCTGGATAATGATCTTGAGATATGGAATTGTGCGAAGTGGTGTGGTCGAGAGAACAAACACTGCACACTGAACCGTGTGGAGGGTGGTTCTTCGCTGTGGCCTGAACAAAGAAGCACTGAGAGCAGCGGGGCTGGTGGCTGCCATTGGGGCCACCCAGGTCACGTCCAGTCTTGACATCCCCGAGTTGGAGTTCACGTTCTGTAGTTACACAGTGATCAAACAGGGATTTCAGTATTTCCCAGAAATGTATCCAGGCAGCGTAGAAGAGGCTTTGAAACAGCGTTTAGAGCATAATGCAAGAAAATAGGATTTACATAATTGGGACAGTGAAattaaagggtaattccagCCTCTGAAGGGaccctttccataatgttgtcagacacttatAGCAGCCTGAGCCTGTCGCTGGCAAAGACGAGCCCTTTCAGTGGACGTACGTTTGACGGGCGCAATTGCTCCCAAGGATTCCGTTGCAGCTGCCAGCTGAGGTGATCTACTGGATCaattccaaaaatgtttttacttataagtcatttagaccccaaaatatgtttaaatacGGGCCCAGGTtcaaaaataccagaattaccCTTTAATTACTGTCCCAGTTCCACACGTTCTTCAATATGTGCACCGGACAACGCTAATCAGACTTTAGAATGCCATTTGAAAAGCAAAATGGAAAAGCAAACTTTTTCTCCAAACATTTAATActttatatattctatatatactTTTATACATTGTCATTTTCTACTGTATACACACTAcatactcaaaacctgcttagTGGTAAGGAATTGGGTTACACGTGGAATTAGGACACAGCTAATGTTTCACAGGCTGCTTTTCGGTGGGTGGTCAAGAAGCAAAAAGTACTGCggaaattgttttttaaaaatcttgGGTGCAGCCCCTTCTGAGAGCACATAATGTTAACGGTAT encodes:
- the LOC139303685 gene encoding transmembrane protein 238-like, with the protein product MARSCIGNCAALFFLAVVFDAAGLVVLLVGIFGNLNVGGRFYGDFLIYTGSIVIFISLVWWVLWYMVNVQPYAEDRGGSLDISFTHWARKLSERLSKGGMKPLDAGGAEEEKKTKKSAGNGVNGTVRAGAPCRITWEDGRGGGAVSAGRDNWGFDGGTECAPPADKNVELGVLRSSDVALQAADDKAERLL